A genomic window from Astatotilapia calliptera chromosome 12, fAstCal1.2, whole genome shotgun sequence includes:
- the tas2r202 gene encoding taste receptor, type 2, member 202 isoform X2 has translation MLVLIKYPLWVMTGVLGITTVFFNSYISLMSVLNYKEKKQWTPCETITMALSVASIAHQMTCYFWMTMDEVDSNCQIAQIGYAILLVLTFSFKFIIMWNSSFLTFYYSTKLVHEPNHCYTHAQDVIVKHVTIAVILIPLFGFGTCLPMLVLFNAGNPAAAGNAVGNITYKANGDCGLVFSDTTSVKVYQVMYLLLSDVFPGVVMVKCCISISVHLAIHLQHMKVGTNGTHPPKLGTQIRVIEMALGLVANFLVLLVVDLYVNYKIVAHQESTLSLTIFFTSLYTTVAAVVLIYGKRTLWKTLIHDFNFWLSE, from the coding sequence ATGCTTGTGTTAATTAAATATCCCCTCTGGGTAATGACGGGTGTGCTGGGCATCACCACTGTCTTTTTTAATTCCTATATCTCTTTGATGAGTGTGTTGAACTACAAGGAGAAAAAGCAGTGGACGCCTTGTGAAACTATCACCATGGCTCTGTCGGTGGCCAGTATTGCTCACCAGATGACTTGCTACTTCTGGATGACCATGGATGAGGTGGACAGTAACTGCCAGATTGCCCAGATAGGCTACGCTATCCTGCTGGTGCTTACCTTCAGCTTCAAGTTCATCATCATGTGGAACAGCAGCTTTCTCACTTTCTACTACAGCACCAAACTGGTTCACGAACCCAACCACTGCTACACACATGCCCAAGATGTCATCGTCAAGCACGTGACCATAGCTGTGATTCTCATCCCTCTGTTTGGTTTTGGCACCTGTTTGCCAATGCTTGTGTTGTTTAACGCTGGCAACCCAGCAGCTGCTGGAAACGCGGTTGGCAACATCACCTACAAAGCAAATGGAGACTGTGGACTTGTATTCTCTGACACCACTTCTGTGAAGGTTTATCAAGTCATGTACTTGCTCCTCTCTGATGTATTTCCAGGGGTGGTCATGGTGAAATGCTGCATCTCCATCTCTGTTCACCTGGCCATCCATCTCCAGCACATGAAAGTTGGCACCAATGGAACCCACCCTCCAAAGCTGGGCACTCAGATAAGGGTAATCGAAATGGCTCTTGGTCTAGTGGCCAACTTCCTTGTCCTGCTCGTGGTAGACCTGTATGTCAACTACAAAATTGTGGCGCACCAAGAGAGCACCCTCTCTCTCACAATCTTTTTCACATCGCTCTACACGACCGTTGCTGCCGTGGTGCTCATCTACGGCAAGAGGACTCTTTGGAAAACGCTGATACATGATTTTAACTTCTGGCTTAGTGAATAA